In Daphnia pulicaria isolate SC F1-1A chromosome 9, SC_F0-13Bv2, whole genome shotgun sequence, the genomic stretch GGCCTCACTGCaatgttaaaacctttttctgttctttgctATAGGAATTCATAGGTTGTGTGTTATGTCATTGGATCCATTGGATTTTGCGAGTCAGCCGCCGATGTCAATCTAAAACACAGTTTCTTTATTGGAATTGTGTGGTCTGGCACAGAGATCCTTGATGCTGGCCTTTGTCCATTACAGAAGAGTGACTTCTACCAActttctgctccatccttatcttcgctACCCACACTCATCTAGCTTCTCTGCTTAATATGCTGCTGAACAATTTGTCGTACCTCACTGACGAGTTAGACCAGTCGCTTCCGTCCGCAACGACACACCTACTGTCATCTCCACggaattatgcccaggtacccgacaattgacttttttttcttagattatctactagtaattagtagtagtaataatctatttgcgttaaactctctgtctgtgtaataattcgAAAATCAGGTCTTTCTTGCGCGCTAAAgttagacgtttcttttttctaacgctagatggcttttcgatcattttcagctgtcaaaatagtaagtttcagttactttgcaaatttctttaacatttatcggcagctattgtgttgaaatttgttggtggtaactgacgataactattccaccaacaaagctcacttgttaaattttcaatttttgacttttttttctacttccggttttctcatttcagtcagtagttcagttaatattcattcgacAAACAAacgaaccacatattcgtaaTCCTCgttaaatttgtggtaaagttcatgtttctatttttatgtacgcgtacttccggttttgagaattttcctgaactatagttcaggaaaattctcgattttggccaaattttggatttcgtttaaatcacacctaatcgaccccaaatttcatggagatcacgaatatgtggtttaatttgacggcaGCTCATTTGTtaaggcgctgtggttacttctggtatacttccggaatttttttttgtactagCAAGAGGCTTTGTTATGTATGgagttctcaatattgttaggtagattttaagcaatttCAAGCGggcctttaaagtttttagcaaaaaaaaacagacaaatgtACTATGTgactattatgtaacttttattggcatgttcacttaataagaatttgtttgtctttattcaggtaattcaGATGAGActtcgagaagatggaattcCGAGACTCGTCATCAATGTGGATCACCGCGACCGGCACCgagactcgtcatcaacgGGGATCATCGTCttgttggtattatttcgTTATGTGTTAGTTagcccgttgtctgccacgcctttgttctcccctagctccttagcacgggccgcgctgtttggtctcgtggtttacatgccgcggagtcggacagtcgcaccagccccagattcgccgaaaggccctgttaggcaatgcaccatagggacttcccccttgtcgatacggtgatggattctagaggttgtgcattccatcttctcctgtcaccgtgtcagcccggacttgtcagcaatggcaagtccctctttggtcatggatccttctgacgtggcgcgtagagtagtagaaaaACAatctacgggttgtatggcgtggcagccaacgggttaacttaagtgtatgtgtgtatgtatgtatgtgattgaaaaatgtggtggaattgtgggtggaggtgggataaTAAATGCAATTCCTTTTCTAAGTTTTGTAATTGCTTTATCTTACAACATGTAACGAAATAAATTATAACAGTtgtatcaataaattttaactCTTAAGTTTTAACTTTCCTTCTATGTCAAACCAGAGTCTGTAATTCCTTTGTTAAGCCAATTTGAGTTTAAGTAAAGCTATAaacttcaaaaatttaaagtaaACACTTTACGGTACATCTCTTTCGTAAAAGGCTTGAAGGTGTTAAAAGAAGTCGTAGAAGATAATTTAccatttaaacatttattttctcatttaagatCAACAACGATTCCCAGTGACTAGTAACTACCAAAATATGACCGACAAATCTGAACACAAGTaaataaatcagaaatttCGGCTCTAGTATTTTAAGGCCTCCTTGTAGTAAACCGGAGAAGCGAAGGTTGTAATGTAACATTCAGGTGCCTCaatggtgtagtagctcggggcagtgGAATACTCCGCAGCTTCGGTAAGTAGGTCGGAACAGCCTAAGTAGTTGTGTAAtactcaggtgccttggtGATGCAGTTAACAGGTGCCTTGGTGATGCAGTTAACaggagcttcagtgtagtagctgAGGGCAACGTAGATTTTGGTGTAGTAAAATGGAACACCGAAGTAGTAATTCGGATCGTAGTACGATGTAGCAGCCGCTGTGTAGTAAGTAGGTACTGAAATACTCggccgcctcagttgtggGTAGGTAGCTGGGTGCAGAGTAGTCTTcagagcctcggtgtagtgaGCTGGAGtagagtaatacttgggagcatcagtgtagtaagctggggcagcatacgtagtcgcGTAGTACCCCGATTCTCAGGTGGTGTAGtgcttgggagcctcggtgtagtaggctggagcagcgtaggttgttGTGTaatactccggtgccttggtggtgtagtacagGTGGGCCTCGGTGTtgtaataagctggagcctcggAATAGTAGCTGGGATCGGAGTAGTACTTttgggcctcggtgtagtaactggttGTTGCGTATTTTGTTGTGTAGTTAGGCGGCgacgttgcggtttggtatcctCCATACCCATGAGACATCGGTACAACAGTGGTCGACTCGGCAATAAACGATAACCAACGGTAGAACGACGCCATTGTtaactaaaaattaaaaacttaaTATTAATATTCAGTTATAAATGGCAAGtttacaaatagaaaaagtatAATTGATATAAAACTCCATGAATAAACGGAACATTTACCCATGAATGAGAATTGGAAGAATGCAGTTGTCCAGTGGATTACAAATATTgtgctgcagttgttgccgggTCGGAGatactcactcgactgatctcCTTTGCCTTTTCCTCTCTTTATATACGACTTTTGCTCATCTTGTTTCACCTCTTAAGCCTTACGGCTATTGCAACCACTTGATAGTGATAAAACACGTGTAGTTCTCACCCAGCCTCGGTGGAgttcggtacaccagtggtcgactcACTATCAACGATAGAACACTcgacagcagcacgacgccaaAACTAACTGAAGACAATTTTaacattaattttcatttataaatgataaatcAGCAATctaaaaaatgtggaaacagTGGAATAATTCAAAAGTGAATGTAAAAACAacatatttacccatgattgcgagtTGCACGATAAAGACTGCAGTTGGTGACGAATAGAGTACTACAGTTGTTTCCTGTGTTTAGTAAGGTGGAGAAGCGTAGGTTGGGGTGTTCAATTGCCTTGGCGGTGTAGAACAAtggagcttcagtgtagtagaTGGAGGTAGCGTAGGTCGTAGTTTAATACTCGGGGACCTTGGTGTAGTCAGATACTTTTGTTTGGTAGTAACTtggagcagagtaatacttgggcCCGTAATATTTGGCCTTCTCAGTGTAGTAGttgggggcctcggtgtagtaactggtcgttGGGTTTGATATTGTTTTGTAGTAAgacggcggcgttgcggtttggtatccgccatacccaggagacatcggtacaccactGGTCGGCACAGCGATCAACAATAACCAACAGTAGAACGAGGCCAGAATTAACTAGAcaataattaatttagaaaCATTGAGTTTTAAGTGACATATtaacaaatataaataaaatttaattgattcaacacttcatttaaaacaaacgaaTATTTACCTACGATGCAGTTGATGACAAATAGTGCAGTTGTTGCcgggtcggagatgctcactcgactgatctatcgccatttctctctccttttatacgattttttctcaccctcacCTCTCAAACCTTGCGGTTTTTCTACctttttgataatgatgcaaaaagtcccgttctcacccaacctctacaccactgcatgaaaCGTTTTACTCCATGACCTTCgattgaaatgcaaactggcctttccttctgcaggatgacgttgctggggatgggtctacaaaaaccaatatcatccaaaatgaaaaccaaaaagcttaaccttgcggctattgtacctgcttgataatgatgaaaccCGTGTCATTCtgacccaacctctacaccaccgcatgACACTTTAACGTAATGTTCCTGATGACCTTCAACCAAATTCATAGGAAATAGAAAACTTTCGTTCAACCTTACCTCTCAACTCAAGCCTTGCAGCAATtctacctgcttgataatgatgaacaCGTGTCTTTCCtaattctcacccaaccttaCACCACCGCATATGACACTTACGTAACGTTCCTTATGAGTTATGACCTTCAACCAGATCCATAGGAAATAGGAAATGATACTACTTTACTTTTTTAAGAAAGCAAAAGTCTCTTTAGTATTTTCTGGCAAGATTGGGTCATCATATTGCTCTTGACTGAAGTATCCAGCTCTTCTTTGGTCAGAGGCAGGTAGCTATCGAAAGGAGATGATAAATAGTGGACTTTCCATTCGAGTGACGTTGGGTCTAGAAGTGTTGGATTAATGCATACGCCAGATTCCTGATTGATTCTGCAATTTCCAGAGAAAATAAGAGAGGGCTTCACCTCTGACCACTCTTTCTGTAGAAGCTTCATTACCGACACCAAAATGTTTTTCGACGTGATCAGCCAACCAATCGATGACTGAAGAAACGAAATGCACAGGATTCTTAGATTTCTCCCGCAACCCTCCGACCGACATACTATCCATGCCTTTTACAATCAAGTGAATCCTATAGAGTATAAACCACAATATAGCAAACAtactattttcaatatttgttAGCTTGTGTATCATACCTTtctatatgtatttttttcatcAGTAGATCTGATTCCAATTGATTTTGTGAGGCAGTAGCATGCCAAGAACTCCAAACTTTCTTCAACTTTTGCAAATGATTGCTGTCAGGAATATGAACATTTTCTGGGAGCTTCTCATTCAACAGGTCATTCAGAACTGATAGAAATCTTTTCTGTGTGATTTCCGCCCAATCCGTGTTATACCACACATCCCAGATAAATCAGTGTCATCTGGATTGAAATCATTGGCTGAAACAATTTTCAACACCATAATGTTGCGAGCCAAAATTGATGGAAGAGCATCATTAAGATGAGTATGTTGTGGGTGTTTAGTAGTTATTGcgtgaaaagtttttcttaggTCTCCACATCCCAAAAAGAGAATCTGTGAGGAAAACAACCATATTCATGTAAAACATATCAAACGAAGGAACAGAAGGCCCCTATAAACACGAAGGATTTATAGTAATATATCTCACCTTAGTTATACCAGTGTTGTCATCACTTTCATGAAAGTTGTATTTTTTCAATACATTCCTGCCTTGAATATTGCCAAAAGGATAATAAAGACGGGGAGATTTGCCTAGGACAGGAGAACCACATGATGGTGTTCTTAACATTTTTACTGCAAAAAAAATCagtggtaatttttttcagcttTCATAAACAAAATATCGTTACCTTCTTTGTATTTGGCACGTGATGAATAGCGAAAAACTTAATTTAACGATTACGATAACAGTGTGGCTTGTGCATACATATCGAATTGGACATAAAGGTTCAGACGACGTGGCGtccatccacacacacagctgATCAGTCCAGAAGTAGTGGTGGGGGTGGAATTCTGGATTGGcgctcttttgaaatttactagGACGAAGCGAAAAGAACCCGTGTTAGTTGTCATGCCAATTTATATCAGTGAATCGCTTTTGCTTTTCCCTAtttaagaacaagaaaaaaatttaccattcaaaattattttatttgctcCAGTCTAAGTATtcgaaaacacaaaaacagatTATCTTGATTCAACTTGAAAGGAAAATGCAACAACTTTTACGAATCCACTGTGGGGTTTTCTaaataatgaaagaaaaaactcgAAAAAGCCAGTGGCTCGAAATTCCGTCTAATAAGGCCATTAATTTGATGTTTTAAGCCCATTAAACTTTCTTACATGCTTTTTTATGCTGAGCCCAGTGTTGACGTTGGCATTCTACGCTACAATAAACAGCAGTTCGACAACGGCTGCAACGTTTCAAATTCTCTGGCACTTTCTGACAAGCATTGCAGCAACTATTATCATTGGCCATTCCTCTTGCAGTCGATCTGGTTGAAGTGAAGGCATCACAAGATTCGACTTCGTGAAACGGACAATCGATGTAAAGAGGTGAAATGAATGTGGCCATCCACGGACTATCATCTCCAAGAGTGACATTCTTTTTCTGCCAAATGCTGGGTACGATCTTGGTGGAATTGAGTCGCAAGACAAATCGTAAGAACTGCGACTGTtccacattttcaatttcaattgtcATCATCTTCTCGGGGTCGTAATCAGGAAACACTCGCGAAAAATTTTTCGcatatttcttcttgttccattTACCATCCGTAGTCAGTTTTTCTGCTAATCGGAAGTCAAAAGCGGAAACCAAGAGAGCTGGAGAGCCATTTGGAGTTGTAAGAGCAGGATGATGGACTCGAAGATACCAGTCAGGTATTGAAGCATTTATCCGCTGAATGCGAACACAATGAGAGGGGTTTAAAAACAGAGCTCTTACAACATCACGAGCAATGTTCAAAGGGGATTTATCAAGCAAAAGGGAAGGATTCTCCAAATGACGGAAGTTGTACTGGCTCCTCAGGTGAATATCCAAGGTATGAAAACTAGGGCTGGACAAAGTGGTTTggaagttttcttctttccaagaTTTTAGTCTTTCTGGATCGAAGACGTTGTCCAAAACACACGAGTTGGCAGGTCGGCATTGACATGGCCAGGGCTCCCACAATGCTTTCTTCAGCACCAAATTCACATAATGATCTTTACGATGAAGAGTGGCGTGGATGTCGTCGACAAGGATCGGGTATGGAAATGACAGCGACAATGGCTCAATGTTATCCGGTTGGGCCAGTGACAAAGTAACTTCGTGGCAAGATTCACAGGGAGCCCTATGATTCGTTGACACTTGTAAGCCTTCAATTAGAAAAGAGAATTAACaggattaaaacaaaatcaaacttGAATAAATTTACCTGAGACATTTTTAGCTGcgacatttattttcaattgataCTGATCCTCGGACTCGAAACAGCTATCGACCTTCATGTGCATTTCTTCCGAACGAGGAGGTTCAAGCTGGGAATTCTTAGGAACAAATGGGTAGGGAAGACTCCATTCCTCCACTTGCATTGATTCAAGCGACTCCAACTCGAAAACATCTGCACCGTTAACAATATCCATAACGAATGCAAGGTGTGTTTTTTCAAGGCCGTGATCGGGAATCAAGAGAAAGGAAACAGAAATATCTTCAAATCCGGTCAAGGTCTTCTTCATTACAAGTTGAAAATTGTCGATGTAATGGACATCTGGTCCGAATAAGTCACAGCGGTTTCTATACGCAGATTTCGGCATAAGGATCACTCGAAGTAATGCGGTACCATTCAAAGAAGCCAATTTTTTGGAGGACACAGCAGGAATATTAGCTGATAACTTGAGGATCTTCTGGCCATTCTTCCAGGCATCCATTGTTCGCCTAGCTAACTGGAAGGAAGGAAATAGCTCCATCTTGGTGTCCTTCAGAAAATGGTTTCCTCCAAGCCGTTGAATCATCGAGTTCACTACGTAGTTGAATGTTTGTGGGGTATACAATACCATGCCACATCGTGATCCAGGAGGGACGACGCCCATGATACAAAAAGGGAACTTGACGTTAAAACAACTATTCGCTAGCCGATCGAGGCATTCGCCCAACGCCGGGGAGGGTAGCATTACGATATTGCGAAATGGAGGTGGTTTTTGCCAGCACAAAGAAACAGGTGGCGCCATTGGACTTCGCAAGTCGAAAATTGCAGGTGATCCTAGTTCGACACGGCTAATCAGTCGCAATCCATACATGGTGGGAATCATGCTCAAAGGACAGCAGAGAGCTTTCTCGACGTAAAGTTTCACAGACCATGACAATGTGGCCCAATTCATGGTCTCGGTGAACAACACTGCTTCCGGGTGATCCGACAATTTTTCGGTACAAGCGAGAATCAAATTTGCTAATCCAAGGTGATCCGCAAGGTTCGAACAGTCAATTACTTCAAATTTGTTGGTATTTTCAGCATAGCAAAACTCTAAGGCATCTTCTAAATAGAAGAAGACTTCAAAGTTTTTGTCCTTGATAACTCGCTGTCGAAAGGAAGACAAAAGGTTCTTGAGTATTTTCTGGCAGGAACGAATCATCATCTTGTTCTTGATCGAAATGTCTAGTTCTTCTTTAGTAAACGGCAAGTAACCACCAAAAGGACTCAATGAATGATGGTTTTCCCAGCAGAGCGTTACGGGATCTAGCATCGTTGGGTTAACACACACGACGGTGACATCACTTTCAAGTCGACAAGTGCCTCTTTTATAATAGCGCTTGGCCTCAT encodes the following:
- the LOC124312833 gene encoding uncharacterized protein LOC124312833; the encoded protein is MLTTARRALLEISPMNYPIGNTRSQNVFQDFSCEIGGSYLSSTMKVLFLGSGDLRNVLQMATNKSSNKWEIHLNDFSPTVVARNIVILKIISAFDFNPEDKEDFAFLWDIWYNLEWPEMTCKKFQQILKDLLNGLLPINVSIPKTSQFEMLKEVWSTWLLISSESGSKASLFMKKIDDERKVFVCQGWDKMYPGELAEEAKVTNTDFFSIAIDGIASHLERNVGIEGLKESVRQNIRDEAKRYYKRGTCRLESDVTVVCVNPTMLDPVTLCWENHHSLSPFGGYLPFTKEELDISIKNKMMIRSCQKILKNLLSSFRQRVIKDKNFEVFFYLEDALEFCYAENTNKFEVIDCSNLADHLGLANLILACTEKLSDHPEAVLFTETMNWATLSWSVKLYVEKALCCPLSMIPTMYGLRLISRVELGSPAIFDLRSPMAPPVSLCWQKPPPFRNIVMLPSPALGECLDRLANSCFNVKFPFCIMGVVPPGSRCGMVLYTPQTFNYVVNSMIQRLGGNHFLKDTKMELFPSFQLARRTMDAWKNGQKILKLSANIPAVSSKKLASLNGTALLRVILMPKSAYRNRCDLFGPDVHYIDNFQLVMKKTLTGFEDISVSFLLIPDHGLEKTHLAFVMDIVNGADVFELESLESMQVEEWSLPYPFVPKNSQLEPPRSEEMHMKVDSCFESEDQYQLKINVAAKNVSGLQVSTNHRAPCESCHEVTLSLAQPDNIEPLSLSFPYPILVDDIHATLHRKDHYVNLVLKKALWEPWPCQCRPANSCVLDNVFDPERLKSWKEENFQTTLSSPSFHTLDIHLRSQYNFRHLENPSLLLDKSPLNIARDVVRALFLNPSHCVRIQRINASIPDWYLRVHHPALTTPNGSPALLVSAFDFRLAEKLTTDGKWNKKKYAKNFSRVFPDYDPEKMMTIEIENVEQSQFLRFVLRLNSTKIVPSIWQKKNVTLGDDSPWMATFISPLYIDCPFHEVESCDAFTSTRSTARGMANDNSCCNACQKVPENLKRCSRCRTAVYCSVECQRQHWAQHKKACKKV